AACGTCCGGCCCAGTCGGTTCGGAACGAGCCGGGCTCGATCGCGGTGACGGTGGCGATACGGGTACCGCACCGTCCCGGCGTTCACCCACGGCCGTGACCGGGCCGGTGAGCGTGTGGGCTCAGGCGCCGGGGTTCCAGTCGGCCGGGAGACCGGACTGCTCGGCGACCTCGGCGAAGCTGTAGTAGTCGTCGTTGCTGGCGATCTTCGAGCCGCGGACCTTCAGCACGGTGACCGCGGGCACCTCGAAGGCGCTCGGCGCACCCTTGATGTGCCCGCTGAACGTCCAGCCGAAGACGATCTCGTCGCCGTGCCGCTCCGCCCAGCGCAGCTCGCCGTGCACACCGTCGATGCCGCCGTAGGTGTTGGCCACCCACTGCTCGACGCCCGCGGGTCCGACGAAGACCGGGCCGAACGCGTGGTCGGTGTAGCGGCCGTCCTTGGTGAACAGCGAGCCGAGCCGCTTGCCGTCGCCGGCGTTCCATGCCTTCAGCCAGTCCTTGACGATGCGCGGCGTGTGCTGGCCGTGCCCGTGATCGTGCGCGACCTGCACGCCCTGCGCGACGGGTGTGGCCGCTGAGGCGGCGGAGACTGCCGCCACCGGGACGACGGCGCCCAGCGCGACGACCGTGGCGACTCCGGCGACGATGCGGTTGACGTTCATGGTGGGTCCCCTGTCCTCGATGACCGATA
This genomic window from Catenuloplanes niger contains:
- a CDS encoding nuclear transport factor 2 family protein; this encodes MNVNRIVAGVATVVALGAVVPVAAVSAASAATPVAQGVQVAHDHGHGQHTPRIVKDWLKAWNAGDGKRLGSLFTKDGRYTDHAFGPVFVGPAGVEQWVANTYGGIDGVHGELRWAERHGDEIVFGWTFSGHIKGAPSAFEVPAVTVLKVRGSKIASNDDYYSFAEVAEQSGLPADWNPGA